A single genomic interval of Portunus trituberculatus isolate SZX2019 chromosome 41, ASM1759143v1, whole genome shotgun sequence harbors:
- the LOC123516553 gene encoding uncharacterized protein LOC123516553 isoform X2 — MWWWRPVPVSVLVAVLLVLIVISWGPSLFFYENWVASIISLTRITSAVDTDVHPSDAHPHALTTHSHPINAPSHTTTITATDAGHRNNQSNTEDIPTNSTNSQAYDSPNTTTTTSCDDTPAGAPSDAASDEECAEQYQEEGPMRRVVLWTPFWHSWDGWKGMIRDHGALRKGRCAIWRCEFLWGSNVTTDQVEEADALIFFSLDVLMRPLPPRHPHTLWIWLELEAPIISQQATPLWNQLESMGVFFNLTMSYHHRNPITALAGELIPFSTPRHCPVSSTFYLDTSSPTYTSYSHHMHKFRHWLREEGVTVDGRLRDERDRRHGGLIHQPDDNTTLTEPLPEDYGEECQSNETF, encoded by the exons atgtggtggtggaggccagTTCCGGTGTCTGTTCTGGTGGCGGTGCTGCTCGTTCTGATCGTTATCTCATGGggtccttcccttttcttttatgaGAACTGGGTCGCTTCTATTATCTCTCTGACCCGCATCACCTCCGCAGTAGACACTGATGTTCATCCCTCAGACGCACACCCTCACGCCTTGACCACTCATTCCCACCCCATAAACGCTCCTTCCCACACCACAACTATCACTGCTACAGACGCTGGCCACAGAAATAATCAATCAAACACTGAAGACATTCCCACTAATAGCACCAACTCTCAGGCGTATGACAGccccaacactaccaccaccacctcgtgtGACGACACTCCAGCAGGAGCCCCGAGCGATGCAG CCTCCGACGAGGAATGCGCGGAGCAGTACCAGGAGGAGGGGCCAATGCGACGCGTGGTGCTGTGGACGCCCTTCTGGCACTCCTGGGATGGCTGGAAAGGCATGATCCGCGACCATGGAGCTCTGAGGAAGGGTCGCTGCGCCATCTGGAG GTGTGAGTTCCTGTGGGGCTCTAATGTGACCACGGACCAGGTCGAGGAAGCTGATGCCTTGATATTCTTCAGCCTGGACGTACTGATGCGTCCCTTGCCTCCCCGCCACCCTCACACTCTCTGGATCTGGCTGGAGCTGGAG GCGCCAATCATCAGCCAACAGGCAACACCCCTGTGGAACCAACTGGAGAGCATGGGTGTGTTCTTCAACCTTACAATGTCTTACCACCACCGCAACCCCATCACAGCCCTGGCCGGAGAGCTCATTCCCTTCTCCACTCCCCGGCATTGCCCAGTCTCTTCGACCTTCTACCTCGACACCTCTTCCCCGACCTACACTTCTTACAGCCACCACATGCATAAGTTTCGTCACTGGCTgcgagaggaaggagtgacggTTGATGGGAGGCTGCGAGATGAGCGAGACAGACGACATGGCGGTTTGATTCACCAGCCTGATGACAACACCACGCTGACAGAGCCGCTGCCAGAAGACTACGGCGAGGAATGCCAAAGTAATGAAACCTTTTGA
- the LOC123516553 gene encoding uncharacterized protein LOC123516553 isoform X1, with product MWWWRPVPVSVLVAVLLVLIVISWGPSLFFYENWVASIISLTRITSAVDTDVHPSDAHPHALTTHSHPINAPSHTTTITATDAGHRNNQSNTEDIPTNSTNSQAYDSPNTTTTTSCDDTPAGAPSDAASDEECAEQYQEEGPMRRVVLWTPFWHSWDGWKGMIRDHGALRKGRCAIWRCEFLWGSNVTTDQVEEADALIFFSLDVLMRPLPPRHPHTLWIWLELEAFIMSKAGGKMKAMKKAVDKVVHGNLIKTNIPAGMAIAGPPLGPMLGQRGLNIAAFCKDFNARTAHFIEGVPLPCRILVRSDRSYELTIHNPPSTYFIKQAAGIQRGAMSPGKEVAGKITLKHVYEIAKIKQQDPPLVLTPLKEICELVIGSAHSCGVEVVRDLDAKEYEEFLNERKLVVEEQQQELQEKKEAKLLRK from the exons atgtggtggtggaggccagTTCCGGTGTCTGTTCTGGTGGCGGTGCTGCTCGTTCTGATCGTTATCTCATGGggtccttcccttttcttttatgaGAACTGGGTCGCTTCTATTATCTCTCTGACCCGCATCACCTCCGCAGTAGACACTGATGTTCATCCCTCAGACGCACACCCTCACGCCTTGACCACTCATTCCCACCCCATAAACGCTCCTTCCCACACCACAACTATCACTGCTACAGACGCTGGCCACAGAAATAATCAATCAAACACTGAAGACATTCCCACTAATAGCACCAACTCTCAGGCGTATGACAGccccaacactaccaccaccacctcgtgtGACGACACTCCAGCAGGAGCCCCGAGCGATGCAG CCTCCGACGAGGAATGCGCGGAGCAGTACCAGGAGGAGGGGCCAATGCGACGCGTGGTGCTGTGGACGCCCTTCTGGCACTCCTGGGATGGCTGGAAAGGCATGATCCGCGACCATGGAGCTCTGAGGAAGGGTCGCTGCGCCATCTGGAG GTGTGAGTTCCTGTGGGGCTCTAATGTGACCACGGACCAGGTCGAGGAAGCTGATGCCTTGATATTCTTCAGCCTGGACGTACTGATGCGTCCCTTGCCTCCCCGCCACCCTCACACTCTCTGGATCTGGCTGGAGCTGGAG GCCTTCATAATGAGCAAGGCAGGTGGCAAAATGAAGGCAATGAAGAAAGCGGTGGATAAGGTGGTTCATGGTAACCTCATCAAGACCAACATACCCGCTGGGATGGCTATTGCTGGACCACCACTTGGACCCATGCTGGGACAG CGTGGTCTCAACATTGCAGCATTCTGTAAGGATTTCAATGCCCGCACTGCACATTTCATTGAAGGCGTCCCGCTTCCATGCCGGATACTTGTGAGATCAGATCGCTCTTATGAACTCACCATCCACAATCCACCGTCAACATACTTTATTAAGCAAGCTGCTGGGATCCAGAGAGGAGCTATGAGTCCAG GCAAAGAAGTCGCTGGCAAAATAACCCTAAAGCATGTATATGAAATAGCCAAGATCAAACAGCAAGATCCACCCTTAGTTCTCACACCTCTCAAAGAAATTTGTGAATTGGTAATCGGTTCAGCACATTCTTGTGGGGTTGAA gTTGTCAGAGATTTAGATGCCAAAGAATATGAGGAATTCCTTAATGAACGTAAATTGGTGGTTGAAGAACAACAGCAAGAGttgcaagagaagaaagaagcaaagttGTTGAGGAAATAG